One genomic segment of Camelus ferus isolate YT-003-E chromosome 19, BCGSAC_Cfer_1.0, whole genome shotgun sequence includes these proteins:
- the DEFB126 gene encoding beta-defensin 126, whose protein sequence is MKSLLFTLTFFILLAQLVSGNWYVRRCANKMGKCRSMCRNGEISVQPATGMCSKEKMCCILSNLCTEYSTMATTETTTGTTTEETAGGTTGGTAARTITRTTTRTTAGTSAKSMAA, encoded by the exons ATGAAGTCTCTACTGTTCACTCTTACATTCTTTATCCTCCTGGCCCAGTTGGTCTCAG GTAATTGGTATGTGAGAAGGTGTGcaaacaaaatgggaaaatgcAGGAGCATGTGCAGAAATGGAGAGATATCAGTACAGCCAGCTACTGGGATGTGTAGCAAAGAAAAAATGTGCTGTATTCTGTCTAATCTCTGTACTGAATACTCAACCATGGCAACTACCGAGACAACCACCGGGACAACTACAGAAGAAACTGCAGGAGGAACTACAGGAGGAACTGCAGCAAGAACTATAACAAGAACTACAACAAGAACTACAGCAGGAACTTCAGCAAAATCCATGGCTGCCTAA